A segment of the Halovivax limisalsi genome:
GGCTCGAACCCGATCAGTAGCTCGTCGCCAGCGTTCCGTGCCTCCCCGACTGTTTCGTCATCACCGGTTCGCCCGTACTCGACCCAGTCGTCGAGAGTCACGACGATGGACCGTCCGTCCCATCGGCCGTGGACGCGGACGCGATCGCCGAGAAATTCGGTCGTCTCGACGGTGATACGCAGTTGATTCCGGTCGACGGACGGCGAGAGCGCATCGGACCTGACGCAGAACGTGACTCGATCGGCGTTCGCGGGCACGTCCGCCAGCTCGAACGTTCGGTCGCCGACGGCGACCTCCGTCCCGGCTGGCGAGGATCCCTGAATATGGCCATCCACAATCTCGCCGTCGAAGACGGTGTTGTCGCCGACGAACGAGGCGACGAACCGTGTCGCCGGCGTTCGGTACACCTCCCGGGGCGTCCCGATCTGTTCGATCCGACCATCGCGCATCACGGCGAGGCGATCCGAGATGGCCAGGGCCTCCGCCTGGTCGTGGGTGACGTAGACCGTGGTGATCCCGAGGTCGGACTGGATGTGCTTGACCTGGCGGCGCAGCGATTCCCGAAGGCGGGCGTCGAGCGCGCTCATCGGTTCGTCGAGCAGGAGCAGCGACGGTTCCGGCGCCAGCGCCCGGGCGAGGGCGACGCGCTGTTGCTGCCCGCCGGAGAGCTGGTCGGGCTCCCGATCGCCCAGCCCGTCGAGGTCGACGAGGGAGAGCAGCTCGGCGACGCGTTCCTCCCGGGACGTCCCCGCTGGCGGGTCGCGAAATCGCAGACCGTAGCCGACGTTCTCGCCGACGGTCATGTGCGGAAAGAGCGCGTAGCTCTGGAAGACGACGCCGACGTCGCGACCCTCGGGCGCCAGACCGGACACGTCCCCGCCGTCGAACGTGACGCGACCGCTCGTCGGGTCCTCGAACCCCGCGATCGTCCGCAGCGTCGTCGTCTTCCCGCAGCCGGAGGGGCCGACGAGAGTGAAGAACTCGCCGTCGCGGATCGTCAGGTCGACGTTCCTGAGCGCGAGCGTTCCCGAATCCGCGTCTGCCACCGTTCCCCCCGCTCCCGTCCCCGAGTCCCCGCCCGACCCCGACTTCGGCCCCGCTCCGTAGCGCTTCGTGACGCCCTCCAGGCGGAGTTCGGTCATCGCTCGAACCTCCCGCCGACGCGATCGACGACGACGAAGCTGACCGCGGTGACGGCCAGCAGGACGGTCCCCATGGCGAGCGCGGGGCCGGACCGGCGACCCAGGTAGCGTTCGACGGCGACGGGCATGGTGTAGGCGTCGCTCCCGCTCGCCAATATCACCGTCGACGAGAACTCGCCGATCGAGATGGCGAAGGCGAAGGCCGCGCCGGCGACGACGCCGGAGGCGATCAGCGGGAGTTCGACGTCGCGAAGCGCTCGCACTCGGGAGGCGCCGAGGGCCCGCGC
Coding sequences within it:
- a CDS encoding ABC transporter ATP-binding protein; its protein translation is MTELRLEGVTKRYGAGPKSGSGGDSGTGAGGTVADADSGTLALRNVDLTIRDGEFFTLVGPSGCGKTTTLRTIAGFEDPTSGRVTFDGGDVSGLAPEGRDVGVVFQSYALFPHMTVGENVGYGLRFRDPPAGTSREERVAELLSLVDLDGLGDREPDQLSGGQQQRVALARALAPEPSLLLLDEPMSALDARLRESLRRQVKHIQSDLGITTVYVTHDQAEALAISDRLAVMRDGRIEQIGTPREVYRTPATRFVASFVGDNTVFDGEIVDGHIQGSSPAGTEVAVGDRTFELADVPANADRVTFCVRSDALSPSVDRNQLRITVETTEFLGDRVRVHGRWDGRSIVVTLDDWVEYGRTGDDETVGEARNAGDELLIGFEPTDAHVIDRE